CTCGGCGTCCGCGGCGGCGGCTTCCGTCGACAGTTGATAGGAGTCGCCGACGAAATCGGCGTGCTCGACGATCTCGCGTCGCTGGTAGTTGTGGCCGAGGATCACGACGTCGTCGCCGAGTTCCTCGAGTGCCGCTTCGATGCGTTCGGTCCGTTCTCCCTCCTCGAGTTCCCGGTAGCGGGGCGGTAACTGCTCGAGGGTGTCGTATTTGAACAGACTCAGTTCGGTATCCAGCTCCGTCGTTTCCATTGTAACCATTCTCCGTCACCTGTGGTTGACTACACATCACAGGCCGCTATTGAATAACTTTTTCCTTCGATACCCGGAACTGGGGGAATACCATCGATTTATACGACGATAGAAAACGAATTACCGGTTGTTGGACTCTACCGACAGATTCCGGTCGGTGACTGTCGCGTGAGCGTTGACTACATCCTTTCCGCTGGAGCCCGTAGCGTCGATATGGCGCTTCAGGATACATTCGCACACTTCACGCGGCGAGACTGGGAGCGGGACGCGCCCGAGGGAACGGTGCGGCTCGCCCTGGTCGGCGTCGGAGGCTTCGCTCAGAACCGCGCGTTGCCGGCCATTGCTAACGGAACGTACTGCGAGGCGACGACGCTCGTCACCAGTTCGCCCGATCGAACGCGATCCGTCGCCGAATCGTTCGACGTTCCCCACGTCGTCGACTACGACTCGTTCCTGGCCGGTGACCACGCGGAGACGTACGACGCGGTTTACGTCGCGACGCCGAACGCCACCCACGGTACCTACGCTATCGCCGCCGCAGCGCACGGCAAACACGTCATCTGTGAGAAACCCCTCGAGACCGATCTCGAGGGCGCTCGAGGGATCGCCACCGCCTGTGACGACGCCGACGTGACGCTGATGACCGCCTACCGCCTGCAGGTCGAACCGACGGTGCGGCGAACGCGGGAACTCGTTCGCAACGGCGTCATCGGCGACGTCGTCCAGGTCCACGGCGGCTTCTCGCATCCGCTGTTGGAACACGCCGGTCCCGAAACGTGGCGACTCGATCCCGACCTCGCGGGCGGGGGCGTGCTGGTCGACCTCGGCGTCTATCCGCTGAACACGATCCGGTACCTTCTCGACGCCGATCCCTCGGGTATCTACGCCACAACCCACTCGAGCGGTGAGCCGTTCGACGCGGTCGACGAGCACGTCGCGTTCCAACTCGAGTTCGAGAGCTGCGCGACGGCATCCTGTACCGCGAGCTTCGACGCTCACGCAAGCAGCCGCCTCGAACTGGTCGGCACCGAGGGCATGATCTCGATCACCTCGCCGTTCGGCGGCGTCGTCCCCCAGGAGATGGTCGTCGAGAGCGGCGACATGCGCATGGAGTACACGGGTCCGTCGGTCGATGAGGTCCGCGAGGAGTTCGATTACTTCGGCTACTGCGTGCTGACGGGCACCGACCCGGAGCCCGATGGCGAGGACGGGATCGCGGACCTTCGGGCGATCGAGGCGGCCTACGAGTCCGCGGAGACGGGGTGTCGGGTCGACCTCGAGTGAGCAGCGACCCGGTCGTGGATCATAGAGCAACTCGCCGGTCGGCGTCGACCCTCGCTAGATCGCCGACACGAGTCCGATCGCCGTCATCAGCGCTCCGATCGCCATCCAGACGACCGCCGGCTTGGCCAGCCGTCGGGCGGCCACACGCTGTGAGGAATCCGCGACGACGAAGGCCGGGGCGTCCGGCCCGCCCTCGACGACCGAACTGACGTCGCGCATCGTTTCCCGCGCATCCACGTCGTAGCGAGACTGCCCGAACACGTACGCCTCCTCGCCCGGATCGAGCCGCCGTTCGTGGTATCGCCTGTCGTTTCCGGTCGCGATCTCGACGACGCCGATATCGAACGACGTGTTCTCGGACTCGAGATCGGACTCGGTCTCGAGGAACTCCCTGATCGGCTCCGGTTCGGCCTCGCCGCCGTCGACCTCGATTGTCGTTTCCGTCGAAAGCGCGAGGTCGGCTCCGGCCGGCTCGACTCGGACGCTCGCGGTGGCGTCCTCGAGCCTGAAGGGGACCCCGCCGGCTCCCTCGTCGACCGTCGTCCACGAGGAGTGTTTCCCGCTCGAGCGGTACTCCTCGACCTCGTACTCGTAAACCAGACACTCCGTCCCAGTCAGCGGCCCCCTAACCGTTCCGCCGACGGCGCTCGCCGTCCCCTCGAGTTCGACGGGCCCCTCGGCTCGTTCGATCGTGACGATATCGTCGGTCCCGCCGCGGTAGACGTGATAGGCGGGCCGGAGCTTCCAGCACCCGGCTGCGACGAGCGCGACGCCGACTACAGCGAGTATCACACCGAGCATCGATCGAACGTCGCGGCTGGAGCCGATAATATTGTTGGTTTTCGAACACCACTGGCGAAACCGGGTGGGCCGCGCCGTCGACGGAACACCGACCGCTCCCCGCAGCGCACGCTTTTCGGGTCGTTCTCGTTTCGTACGACCGGCGTTGCGCTGCTCACGCGACGCGGCCGTCGAAGACGATCTCGCCGTCGACGAGCGTCATCGCCACGTCGATCTCGTCGATCCGAACGGACTCCGCCCAGGGCGATTCCTCGAGCACTACGAGATCCCCCCGCTTGCCGACCTCGAGCGTGCCGAGTCTGTCCTCGTCGAAGCCGGCGTAGGCCGCGCCGCGGGTGTACGCCCGTAGTGCCTCGGTGACCGACAGCCGCTGTGCCTCGGTCGGTGCGTTGACCGCGTGGTGGATCCCCAGCAGGGGATCGAGCGGCATGCAGTCCGAGCCGAAGGCGAGGGGCACGCCCGCCTCGAGCACCCGCCGGAAGCGGTTCGTTCGGCTCCGTCGCTCCCTGCCCAGCCGCTGGTCGTAGAGCCCACCCTCTCCGGCCCACTGGTGGAAGTTCGGCTGCATCGAGGCGACGATTTCGGCTTCAGCCATGCGCTCTATGTGCTCGTCGGTCGCGAGTTCGACGTGTTCGATCCGGTGGCGCGAGCCCCCGGGATCGCTCGTGGTTTCGAAGGCGGACAGCGCCTCCTCGATCGCCGCGTCCCCGATGGCGTGGGCGGTTAGCTGGAATCCCGCGTCGTCGACTCGGTCGACGATCTCCTCGAGTTCCGCGGGGGTGATGACCCACTCGCCGTCGGCGCGCTGCGCCGACGAGGCTCGCGACCCGCCGGATCGCTCACCGCTGTCCTCCGGGTCGGGGCCGACACCGCCGCTCGTGTCGAGGTCGACGCCGTCGGTAGTCCAGTCGGGATCGCCTCCACCGTCGGGTTCGTACGGCTCGAACAGCTTCGCCGTCCGGGATCCGATACTCCCGTCCGTGTAGGTTTTGATCGCGCCCGTCTGCACGCGGTCGCTGCCGCCGTTCGTTGTCAGCCCCACCTCGAGTACGCTCTCTAGGTGATCGATCCAGTAGTTGATCCGCACGCGCGTTGGCAGGTCGCCCGCCGCCTCGAGGTCGCGGTACACTCGCGGAGAGCGGGAGTTCCGGACCATGTCGTGGACCGCGGTGACGCCCGTCGAGGCGGCGTGCTCGAGACCGGCGGTGACGAGGTCCAGGGTTTCGTCGTAGCCGGGAGAAATGTGCGAACGGACGGTCTCGGCCGCGTCTTCGACGACGACGCCGGTGGGCTCGCCGGTCGCCTCCGAGCGCCGAACGTCGCCCTCGGGGAGATCGTCGGCGAGACGCTCGAGGGCGACCGAGTTCAGCGACGCGGCGTGCATGTCGATCCGCAGGGCGACGACGGGGCGCTCGGTGCTCACCCGATCGAGGTGCTCGCGCGTGAGGTAGGCGCGGTCGTCACCCTCCCACTCGCTTTCGTCGTAGCCAAAGCCCTGAATCCACTCGCCGTCCGTTTCGTCGGCGCGCGCGGAGAGGCGTTCGACGCAGCCCTCGGAACCGGTCGCGTCCGAGAGGTCCGCGTGGACGAGGAACCGGCCCGTGTTTTCGACGTGCGTGTGGGCGTCGATGAAGCCGGGCAGGACGACTCGGCCCTCGCAGTCGATCACGTCGGTTTCGACGCCCTCGAGGAACTCGATCTCGTAGGTGTCGCCGAGGCGAACGATCTCGCCGTCGCGGATCGCGACCGCCTCGTGGACGGTGTCGGGTTCGGTAAGCGTGTGGACCGCCCCGTTGATCAGCAGGCGGTCGGCGGCGTCGGTCATGTCAGAGAGCCCACGAGCGAGCGACAAAACGATTGCGGCGAACCGCGTCGAACGTCGTGGATACGGCCTCTCGGTCGACGACGGTTCACACGAATCGAGGCTAACGTTTAGTATGTTAGATATCGTATCATTCGTATGCTCTCGCACGAAAACCGCGTCATTCTGGGATCAATTATCCTGTCGGTGCTCGCTGTTCTCGGAGCAGTCGTCGTCGACACCTATCTGGTGATTTCCCTCGGTGCGAACCCCGTCCTCTCGTTTCTCGTCTTCGGCGGCATCGTCGTCGTCGTCCCGCAACTGTACCTCGCGGTCACCGACGAGGACGTCTCTCCTCGGAGCAGAGTTCGCTTCGCCGTCATCGCGACGGGCGTGTTCGCAGTCATGTTCGCCAGAGACGCGGCGGCACTCGAGAGCCGGATAATCCTCACGGTCGGCGGCGGCGCGTTCGTCGGCCTCGTCTGCTACGAGTTCCTCGCCGGCTACCGGGCCTCGAGTGACGATCCATCGGCCCGGCCCCAGTGACCGACGTCGGTCCCGTGAGAATCAGCAACCCTTAGGACCGGCCGCTGTCTTGGCCAACGTATGACAGACCCCGAGGACCTCGTCGAGCGGGTGCGCGAGGACGACCTTCGCATTCACGAACTCGAGGACCACGCCGACCACGACACCGCGGTCGAGGCCCGTCGGCTGCTGATCGAACGCGAGACCGGGACCGACCTAGAGACGATCGGCGACTACGGCTTCCCGGCGGAGGCGGCGGATTCCACCATCGAAAACATGATCGGCGCGGCCCAGATCCCGATGGGCGTCGTCGGACCGGTCGCCGTCAACGGTGAGGAAACCTCGCCGAACTCGCAGAACTCGGCGAGCTCTGCGAACGACGGCGGCGCGGCGAGCGGCGACTACTACCTCCCGCTCGCGACGACCGAGGGCGCGCTGCTCGCGTCGGTCAACCGCGGGCTCGGCGTGATCCGAACGGCCGGCGGCGCCGCTGCTCGCGTGACGAAAAACGGGATGACCCGCGCCCCGGTGTTTCGGGTCGAGGGCGTCGTCGAAGCCGCGGAGACGGTCGAGTGGGTTACCGAGAATTTCGAGGCGCTGCGGGAGGCCGCCGAATCGACGACGAGCCACGGCGAACTGCTCGATGTCGAACCCTACGTCGTCGGCGACTCGGTCTACCTGCGATTCGCCTACGACACGAAGGACGCGATGGGGATGAACATGGTCACGATCGCGACCGGCGAGGCCTGCGAGATCGTCGAAGCGGAGACGCCCGCCTCCCTCGTCGCGCTTTCGGGCAACCTCTGTTCGGACAAGAAACCCGCCGCCATCAACGCCGTCGAGGGTCGCGGCC
The genomic region above belongs to Natronorubrum halophilum and contains:
- the gfo6 gene encoding D-xylose 1-dehydrogenase Gfo6, encoding MALQDTFAHFTRRDWERDAPEGTVRLALVGVGGFAQNRALPAIANGTYCEATTLVTSSPDRTRSVAESFDVPHVVDYDSFLAGDHAETYDAVYVATPNATHGTYAIAAAAHGKHVICEKPLETDLEGARGIATACDDADVTLMTAYRLQVEPTVRRTRELVRNGVIGDVVQVHGGFSHPLLEHAGPETWRLDPDLAGGGVLVDLGVYPLNTIRYLLDADPSGIYATTHSSGEPFDAVDEHVAFQLEFESCATASCTASFDAHASSRLELVGTEGMISITSPFGGVVPQEMVVESGDMRMEYTGPSVDEVREEFDYFGYCVLTGTDPEPDGEDGIADLRAIEAAYESAETGCRVDLE
- a CDS encoding GIDE domain-containing protein, which encodes MLGVILAVVGVALVAAGCWKLRPAYHVYRGGTDDIVTIERAEGPVELEGTASAVGGTVRGPLTGTECLVYEYEVEEYRSSGKHSSWTTVDEGAGGVPFRLEDATASVRVEPAGADLALSTETTIEVDGGEAEPEPIREFLETESDLESENTSFDIGVVEIATGNDRRYHERRLDPGEEAYVFGQSRYDVDARETMRDVSSVVEGGPDAPAFVVADSSQRVAARRLAKPAVVWMAIGALMTAIGLVSAI
- a CDS encoding amidohydrolase, translated to MTDAADRLLINGAVHTLTEPDTVHEAVAIRDGEIVRLGDTYEIEFLEGVETDVIDCEGRVVLPGFIDAHTHVENTGRFLVHADLSDATGSEGCVERLSARADETDGEWIQGFGYDESEWEGDDRAYLTREHLDRVSTERPVVALRIDMHAASLNSVALERLADDLPEGDVRRSEATGEPTGVVVEDAAETVRSHISPGYDETLDLVTAGLEHAASTGVTAVHDMVRNSRSPRVYRDLEAAGDLPTRVRINYWIDHLESVLEVGLTTNGGSDRVQTGAIKTYTDGSIGSRTAKLFEPYEPDGGGDPDWTTDGVDLDTSGGVGPDPEDSGERSGGSRASSAQRADGEWVITPAELEEIVDRVDDAGFQLTAHAIGDAAIEEALSAFETTSDPGGSRHRIEHVELATDEHIERMAEAEIVASMQPNFHQWAGEGGLYDQRLGRERRSRTNRFRRVLEAGVPLAFGSDCMPLDPLLGIHHAVNAPTEAQRLSVTEALRAYTRGAAYAGFDEDRLGTLEVGKRGDLVVLEESPWAESVRIDEIDVAMTLVDGEIVFDGRVA
- the hmgA gene encoding hydroxymethylglutaryl-CoA reductase (NADPH) — its product is MTDPEDLVERVREDDLRIHELEDHADHDTAVEARRLLIERETGTDLETIGDYGFPAEAADSTIENMIGAAQIPMGVVGPVAVNGEETSPNSQNSASSANDGGAASGDYYLPLATTEGALLASVNRGLGVIRTAGGAAARVTKNGMTRAPVFRVEGVVEAAETVEWVTENFEALREAAESTTSHGELLDVEPYVVGDSVYLRFAYDTKDAMGMNMVTIATGEACEIVEAETPASLVALSGNLCSDKKPAAINAVEGRGRSVTADVLVPGELVEERLHTTADAIAEANTRKNLTGSAKAGSLGFNAHAANVVAAAFLATGQDEAQVVEAANTITTMDAREREDGTTDLYASVSLASLEVGTVGGGTKLPTQSEALEVLDLRGGGDPAGSNADALAEIIAVGALAGELSLLAALASRHLASAHEDLGR